One genomic segment of Deltaproteobacteria bacterium includes these proteins:
- a CDS encoding heme-binding protein, with the protein MPTKPVLTLDAARRVAHAAEEEAKRRGLGVVVAVMDDSGTLVVLERLDDTQIASVDVAIAKARTAAIFRRPSGVFEDQVKNGRVAALALPGAAALRGGVPLSHQGRVIGSIGVSGDSPTVDEEIALAGAAALAAN; encoded by the coding sequence CTGCCCACCAAGCCCGTGCTCACGCTCGATGCCGCGCGGCGCGTAGCGCATGCGGCCGAGGAGGAGGCGAAGCGGCGCGGGCTCGGCGTCGTGGTCGCGGTGATGGACGACTCGGGCACGCTGGTCGTGCTGGAGCGGCTCGACGACACGCAGATCGCGAGCGTCGACGTCGCGATCGCGAAGGCGCGCACCGCCGCGATCTTCCGCCGGCCGAGCGGCGTGTTCGAGGACCAGGTGAAGAACGGCCGCGTCGCGGCGCTCGCGCTGCCTGGAGCCGCGGCGCTGCGCGGTGGTGTCCCGCTCAGTCATCAGGGCCGCGTGATCGGCTCGATCGGAGTCTCGGGCGACTCACCCACCGTGGACGAAGAGATCGCGCTCGCGGGTGCTGCGGCGCTCGCCGCGAACTGA